A genomic segment from Brevundimonas sp. SORGH_AS_0993 encodes:
- a CDS encoding ImuA family protein, which yields MHPRPAADLAALRARIETLEATGRPRPAVLPFGVPGLDAALPQGGLALGALHEVAGGGDGAVDGAAAALFAAGIAARLPGQVLWCVTRPDLFAPALRQVGLEPDRVLYLEAGDEKSLLACFEEGLRHGGLGAVVAEVARLSMTASRRLQLAAEASGVTALAVRRWRRAAEAADFGQPTAAATRWRVTPQPSSPLPAPGVGRPRWFVELIRCRAGDCADFSLEACDEKGRLALPAELADRSAAPAAGRRRAAA from the coding sequence ATGCACCCCCGGCCCGCCGCCGATCTCGCGGCGCTGCGCGCCCGTATCGAAACGCTGGAGGCCACCGGGCGGCCCCGCCCGGCGGTCCTGCCGTTCGGCGTGCCCGGCCTGGACGCAGCCCTTCCGCAGGGCGGCCTCGCGCTGGGTGCCCTGCACGAGGTGGCCGGCGGCGGCGACGGCGCGGTGGACGGCGCGGCGGCGGCACTGTTCGCCGCCGGAATCGCCGCCCGCCTGCCGGGCCAGGTGCTCTGGTGCGTCACGCGGCCCGATCTCTTCGCGCCCGCCCTGCGTCAGGTCGGGCTGGAGCCGGACCGGGTGCTGTATCTGGAGGCGGGAGACGAGAAGAGCCTGCTCGCCTGTTTCGAGGAGGGGCTGCGTCACGGCGGTTTGGGCGCCGTGGTCGCGGAGGTGGCGCGGCTGTCGATGACGGCGTCGCGCCGCCTCCAGCTTGCCGCCGAGGCCTCAGGCGTCACTGCTCTCGCGGTGCGGCGTTGGCGCCGGGCGGCGGAGGCTGCCGACTTCGGACAGCCGACGGCCGCGGCGACGCGCTGGCGGGTCACGCCCCAGCCGTCGTCCCCCCTGCCCGCCCCCGGGGTCGGTCGTCCCCGCTGGTTCGTCGAACTGATCCGTTGCCGCGCCGGCGACTGCGCCGATTTCTCCCTGGAAGCCTGTGATGAAAAGGGTCGTCTCGCTCTACCTGCCGAACTGGCCGATCGATCGGCTGCGCCGGCGGCTGGGCGACGCCGCGCCGCCGCCT
- a CDS encoding DUF5961 family protein, with amino-acid sequence MTEPEQQRYFAWADSVGRGHGHVVEAGSYEAAAVGYTELYTPPVDGDGDIRVFVAGLDDGQEHCFTIDLGDGHAEPCD; translated from the coding sequence ATGACTGAACCTGAGCAGCAGCGATATTTCGCCTGGGCCGACAGCGTCGGCCGGGGCCACGGGCATGTCGTCGAGGCGGGCAGCTACGAGGCCGCCGCCGTCGGCTACACCGAGCTCTACACGCCGCCGGTGGACGGCGACGGCGATATCCGCGTTTTCGTCGCCGGCCTGGACGACGGCCAGGAGCACTGCTTCACCATCGATCTCGGAGACGGTCACGCCGAGCCCTGCGACTGA